Proteins from a single region of Syntrophales bacterium:
- a CDS encoding PilZ domain-containing protein — protein MIKKKNDDDSIVLYSRPAKGGNAMGSLWDNLRKLFRKGRVHNRFSVTGTAMVIIAPGENGERKVRILDISKGGLAFIYDGPKEKLEESGIMQLLANNVVFVDKVQYDTAYDIPQQETEGQYRRRGVKFRFMGVLDDTKLDSFIRDIKSFEL, from the coding sequence ATGATAAAGAAGAAAAACGATGATGATTCAATTGTCCTTTACAGCAGACCAGCCAAAGGGGGGAACGCAATGGGGAGCTTGTGGGACAATCTCCGGAAGTTATTCAGGAAGGGCCGTGTGCATAATCGGTTCTCGGTGACAGGCACAGCCATGGTCATCATTGCCCCAGGCGAGAACGGGGAAAGGAAGGTACGGATTCTGGACATTAGCAAGGGTGGATTGGCCTTCATTTATGACGGACCGAAGGAAAAGCTGGAAGAATCTGGGATTATGCAGCTTCTTGCGAATAACGTAGTGTTCGTTGATAAGGTTCAATACGATACGGCTTACGACATTCCCCAGCAGGAAACAGAAGGTCAATATCGCCGCCGGGGGGTAAAATTCAGATTCATGGGTGTCCTGGATGACACCAAACTGGACTCTTTTATCAGGGATATTAAGTCATTCGAATTGTAG